Proteins from one Catenuloplanes atrovinosus genomic window:
- a CDS encoding STAS domain-containing protein codes for MIDDSPLRIDVSHPDPATALLSLAGDLDFDTAEELVDEAERALITEIRTLRLDLSGLYICDSSGLSALLHIHHDAREVGTDFEITGVTAQLRRILEVTGLDAVLGTTPAEAHS; via the coding sequence ATGATCGACGATTCCCCCTTACGCATCGACGTCAGCCACCCCGACCCGGCCACGGCACTGCTCTCACTCGCCGGCGACCTCGACTTCGACACCGCCGAGGAGCTGGTGGACGAGGCCGAGCGGGCACTGATCACCGAGATCCGTACGCTCCGGCTCGACCTCTCCGGCCTCTACATCTGCGACTCGTCCGGACTCAGCGCGCTGCTCCACATCCACCACGACGCGCGCGAGGTCGGCACGGACTTCGAGATAACCGGCGTCACCGCCCAGCTCCGCCGCATCCTCGAGGTGACCGGCCTGGACGCGGTGCTCGGCACCACCCCGGCCGAGGCCCATTCCTAG
- a CDS encoding class I SAM-dependent methyltransferase has translation MIGDAFGELLGEVWAAGAVAGRVEEVVERDDGLISRGDAARYLSGPESWPACETAVLARAHGRILDIGCGAGRHLAALRERGADASGIDPSPGAVAVCRARGLAAEVGDLDRLPPGPYDTLLLLGGNLALLGSPADAARRLAALAAVAAPGALLLGSNIDPHHTGDPRHTGYHDRNVRHGRPAGQLRLRVRHGETVTEWTDYWLAGVSELEKVAAASPWRLESVDGHPFYAAVLTRASA, from the coding sequence GTGATCGGGGACGCGTTCGGGGAACTGCTCGGTGAGGTGTGGGCCGCGGGTGCGGTGGCCGGGCGGGTCGAGGAGGTCGTCGAGCGGGACGACGGGCTGATCAGCCGCGGGGACGCCGCGCGCTACCTCTCCGGGCCCGAGTCGTGGCCGGCCTGCGAGACGGCGGTGCTGGCACGGGCGCACGGCCGAATCCTGGACATCGGGTGCGGCGCCGGCCGCCACCTGGCCGCGCTGCGCGAGCGGGGAGCGGACGCGAGCGGCATCGACCCGTCCCCGGGCGCGGTGGCGGTGTGCCGGGCGCGCGGACTCGCCGCGGAGGTCGGCGACCTGGACCGGCTGCCCCCGGGCCCGTACGACACGCTGCTTCTGCTGGGCGGCAACCTGGCGCTGCTCGGATCGCCCGCGGACGCCGCACGGCGGCTCGCCGCGCTGGCCGCGGTGGCGGCGCCGGGCGCGCTGCTGCTGGGCTCGAACATCGACCCGCACCACACCGGCGACCCGCGCCACACCGGCTACCACGACCGGAACGTGCGGCACGGCCGGCCCGCCGGCCAACTGCGGCTGCGGGTCCGGCACGGCGAGACGGTGACGGAGTGGACCGATTACTGGCTGGCCGGCGTGTCCGAGCTGGAGAAGGTGGCGGCGGCGTCACCGTGGCGGCTGGAGAGCGTGGACGGGCACCCGTTCTACGCCGCGGTACTCACTCGCGCGTCGGCCTGA
- a CDS encoding Hsp70 family protein yields MESPSQLAVDLGTTHTVAVVGRPGEPPRTLLFDGYSLMDSGVYLDANGSIVTGLEATRLGAGDPVRYEPHPKRRVGEGSIPLGGVEVPVVLLLSAVLSRVAHEARMAGVNPDGALLTCPVGWGRQHREMLTDAARRAGMGEVRLLEEPVAAAVYCTQVEGHHVPFGGSIAVFDFGGGTLDVTVVRREINGWQVASTGGLADLGGVDIDLALLDHFRRHLARRDPETWKRLFRPRTAVELRARQDFRTEVRGAKEALSRNSAVTVRVPGWDRPLHLTREELEYVAEPLIARAVEETRRVVEAAGVSSFLLNSLMLVGGSSRVPLVSTRLYARLGTTPSVPEQPELPVAVGALAYHRLSRNEETGDLSQVVAITPESGHVTRAGQAPDSFRVPVAQPRLRHLQRRWFGAVRNAFRPTRE; encoded by the coding sequence GTGGAGAGTCCGTCGCAGCTGGCGGTGGATCTGGGCACCACCCACACGGTGGCGGTCGTCGGGCGTCCCGGAGAGCCCCCGCGGACGCTGCTGTTCGACGGGTACTCGCTGATGGACTCCGGCGTGTACCTGGACGCGAACGGCAGCATCGTCACCGGCCTGGAGGCGACCCGGCTCGGTGCCGGCGACCCGGTCCGCTACGAACCGCACCCGAAGCGGCGCGTCGGCGAGGGCTCGATCCCGCTCGGCGGCGTCGAGGTCCCGGTCGTGCTGCTGCTCAGCGCGGTGCTGTCCCGCGTCGCGCACGAGGCCCGGATGGCCGGCGTCAACCCGGACGGCGCGCTGCTCACCTGCCCGGTCGGCTGGGGCCGCCAGCACCGCGAGATGCTCACCGACGCGGCGCGCCGGGCCGGCATGGGCGAGGTGCGGCTGCTGGAGGAGCCGGTCGCGGCCGCGGTCTACTGCACGCAGGTGGAGGGCCACCACGTACCGTTCGGTGGCTCGATCGCGGTCTTCGACTTCGGCGGCGGCACGCTCGACGTCACCGTGGTCCGCCGCGAGATCAACGGCTGGCAGGTCGCCAGCACCGGCGGGCTCGCCGACCTCGGCGGCGTCGACATCGACCTGGCGCTGCTCGACCACTTCCGACGCCACCTGGCCCGCCGCGACCCGGAGACGTGGAAGCGCCTGTTCCGGCCGCGCACCGCCGTGGAGCTGCGCGCCCGCCAGGACTTCCGCACCGAGGTGCGCGGCGCCAAGGAGGCGCTGTCCCGCAACTCCGCCGTGACGGTCCGGGTGCCCGGCTGGGACCGGCCGCTGCACCTGACGCGCGAGGAGTTGGAGTACGTCGCCGAGCCGCTCATCGCCCGCGCGGTCGAGGAGACCCGCCGCGTCGTCGAGGCCGCCGGGGTGTCGTCGTTCCTGCTCAACTCGCTCATGCTGGTCGGCGGCTCCAGCCGGGTGCCGCTCGTCTCCACCCGCCTCTACGCCCGGCTCGGCACCACGCCGTCCGTCCCGGAGCAGCCGGAGCTGCCGGTCGCGGTGGGCGCGCTGGCCTACCACCGGCTCAGCCGCAACGAGGAGACCGGCGACCTCTCCCAGGTCGTCGCCATCACGCCGGAGTCCGGCCACGTCACGCGCGCCGGCCAGGCGCCGGACAGCTTCCGCGTCCCGGTCGCCCAGCCCCGGCTCCGCCACCTGCAGCGCCGCTGGTTCGGCGCGGTGCGCAACGCGTTCAGGCCGACGCGCGAGTGA
- a CDS encoding MarR family winged helix-turn-helix transcriptional regulator: MSSAALTDVLVRAAFQVMGVLTRIGAEHDLSLTQLRVLGLLRDRRPRMTELAAFLGLDKSTMSGLIDRADRRGLLTRDRDPGDGRVVYVVITPAGRELAERLQAEIQRALAPMTARLDEQRHEELTALLEPLLTGETRSRELGTLGRPGS; this comes from the coding sequence ATGAGTTCCGCCGCCCTCACGGATGTCCTGGTCCGCGCCGCTTTCCAGGTGATGGGTGTGCTCACCCGCATCGGCGCCGAGCACGATCTGTCGCTCACCCAGCTCCGCGTGCTCGGCCTGCTGCGCGACCGCCGGCCCCGGATGACCGAGCTCGCCGCCTTCCTCGGCCTGGACAAGTCCACGATGTCGGGCCTGATCGACCGCGCCGACCGGCGCGGCCTGCTGACGCGGGACCGTGACCCGGGCGACGGCCGGGTGGTCTACGTGGTGATCACCCCGGCCGGCCGGGAACTGGCGGAGCGGCTGCAGGCGGAGATCCAGCGCGCTCTCGCGCCGATGACCGCGCGGTTGGACGAACAGCGGCACGAGGAGCTCACGGCCCTGCTGGAGCCCTTGCTCACCGGGGAGACGCGATCCCGGGAACTCGGCACCCTCGGCCGGCCCGGTTCATAG
- a CDS encoding FAD-dependent oxidoreductase: MRTIVIGGGIAGTTAALALRQDGHEVTLYEAYEDSTGDVGAYLSLAVNGMRGLEKLGCLRAVREAGYDIPRMRFSTAAGRLLGDVPRARRGTDPLYSVTLMRGRLMAILRRAALDAGVRIFTGERLTNLTEGPDGVHAEFGSGRRDTAALLVGADGIHSTVRGLIDPSAPRAEYSGFYAVAGASATRPAETGIWNLTYGRNGAFINISIDERTQWWTAQVADPVQPELSRIDDAEWHRRLTALYPEEVPSAVLAGSTAVFGCTIMHVCAPVRTWHSGRVVLTGDAAHPVGVSQGAAMGIEDALVLVAALRTAPTIHEALAIYDAERRPRIERLLKHADDARDGKRPGTVKRHVDAFKMRLLLPFYERATGYLYDYDPTLPDARTSA; encoded by the coding sequence ATGCGAACGATCGTGATCGGTGGCGGGATCGCCGGAACGACTGCCGCGCTGGCGTTGCGGCAGGACGGCCACGAGGTGACCCTCTACGAGGCGTACGAGGACTCGACGGGGGATGTCGGCGCCTACCTCAGTCTCGCCGTCAACGGGATGCGCGGGCTGGAGAAGCTGGGCTGCCTGCGCGCCGTGCGGGAGGCGGGGTACGACATCCCCCGGATGCGGTTCTCCACGGCGGCCGGCCGCCTGCTGGGCGACGTACCGCGGGCACGGCGCGGCACGGACCCGTTGTACAGCGTCACGCTGATGCGGGGGCGGCTCATGGCGATCCTGCGGCGCGCGGCACTCGACGCGGGCGTGCGGATCTTCACCGGCGAACGCCTGACGAACCTGACGGAGGGGCCGGACGGCGTGCATGCCGAGTTCGGCTCCGGCAGGCGGGACACGGCGGCGCTGCTCGTCGGCGCCGATGGCATCCATTCCACCGTGCGCGGGCTGATCGATCCGTCCGCCCCCCGCGCCGAGTACTCGGGGTTCTACGCGGTCGCCGGCGCCTCCGCGACGAGGCCGGCCGAGACCGGGATCTGGAACCTCACGTACGGGCGCAACGGCGCGTTCATCAACATCAGCATCGACGAGCGGACGCAGTGGTGGACGGCCCAGGTCGCCGACCCCGTCCAGCCGGAGCTGAGCCGCATCGACGACGCGGAGTGGCACCGGCGCCTCACCGCGCTCTATCCGGAGGAGGTGCCGTCGGCCGTCCTCGCCGGCTCGACCGCGGTGTTCGGGTGCACCATCATGCACGTCTGCGCCCCGGTCCGGACGTGGCACAGCGGGCGCGTCGTCCTGACCGGCGATGCCGCCCACCCGGTCGGCGTCTCGCAGGGGGCCGCCATGGGCATCGAGGACGCCTTGGTGCTCGTCGCGGCGCTGCGGACCGCGCCGACGATCCACGAGGCACTCGCCATCTACGACGCGGAACGCCGTCCGCGCATCGAGAGGCTGCTCAAGCACGCCGACGACGCCCGTGACGGAAAGCGGCCCGGCACCGTCAAGCGCCACGTCGACGCGTTCAAGATGCGCCTGCTCCTGCCCTTCTACGAGCGGGCCACGGGATACCTGTACGACTACGATCCGACCCTGCCGGACGCCCGAACCTCGGCGTGA
- a CDS encoding ABC transporter ATP-binding protein, whose protein sequence is MSTATATVELADIAVSFPANDGTDYTAVADIRLCVEAGTFVSVVGPTGCGKTTLLNAIAGLLTPSSGKVLIDGEPLRGLNERVGYLFQQEALLPWKNVLDNVAFGLQLRGIGRAAREAAAREWIRRVGLTGFERAYPHQLSGGMRKRVAVAQTFLVDPDILLMDEPFGALDVQTRQIMENELLELWTGSGKTVIFVTHDLDEAVSLSDEVVLLSAGPASHIVGRYPIDLPRPRDLMDLRARPEITEIYARIWADLREEVMKGYERSSGYAAD, encoded by the coding sequence GTGTCCACAGCGACCGCGACGGTCGAGCTCGCCGACATCGCGGTGTCGTTCCCCGCAAACGACGGCACGGACTACACCGCGGTCGCGGATATCCGGCTGTGCGTCGAGGCCGGCACGTTCGTGTCGGTGGTCGGCCCGACCGGCTGCGGAAAGACCACGCTGCTCAACGCAATCGCCGGCCTGCTGACACCGAGTTCGGGCAAGGTGCTGATCGACGGCGAGCCGTTGCGCGGGCTCAACGAGCGGGTGGGCTACCTGTTCCAGCAGGAGGCGCTGCTGCCCTGGAAGAACGTGCTGGACAACGTCGCCTTCGGGCTCCAGTTGCGGGGCATCGGCAGGGCGGCTCGGGAGGCGGCGGCCCGCGAGTGGATCCGCCGGGTGGGGCTCACCGGCTTCGAGCGGGCGTACCCGCACCAGCTGTCCGGCGGGATGCGCAAGCGGGTGGCCGTGGCGCAGACCTTCCTCGTCGATCCCGACATCCTGCTGATGGACGAGCCGTTCGGCGCGCTCGACGTGCAGACCCGCCAGATCATGGAGAACGAGCTGCTCGAGCTGTGGACCGGCTCGGGCAAGACCGTGATCTTCGTGACGCACGACCTGGACGAGGCGGTGTCGCTGTCCGACGAGGTCGTGCTGCTGTCGGCCGGGCCGGCGAGCCACATCGTCGGCCGCTACCCCATCGACCTGCCCCGGCCGCGCGATCTCATGGACCTGCGCGCCCGTCCCGAGATCACCGAGATCTACGCGCGCATCTGGGCCGACCTTCGTGAGGAGGTGATGAAGGGCTATGAGCGCTCCTCCGGGTACGCGGCCGACTGA
- a CDS encoding ABC transporter permease: MSAPPGTRPTDEDGKAGSVTAAARRKSAARRRRVVVRSMQVAIAVAGIGSWEILVNADVLDEFFFPRPTDVAERIGDWLADGEIFDHLLVTLTEAVLALLIGSALGLVTGFLLARWRLLAEILDPYIKMLNSLPRVVLAPIFLLWFGLGIWSKVVFGVTLVFFIVFFNTYQGVREVSPVLVDNARILGARERQMLRHVFLPSALTWIFSSLHVSVGFAIVGAVVGEYLGASEGMGYLISEAEGLLDTTGVFAGMVVLAAVVLVIDLIVHRVERFLLRWKPVAPT, from the coding sequence ATGAGCGCTCCTCCGGGTACGCGGCCGACTGACGAGGACGGCAAGGCCGGGTCGGTGACCGCGGCGGCGCGGCGCAAGTCGGCAGCGCGCAGGCGACGGGTGGTCGTCCGGTCGATGCAGGTGGCCATCGCCGTGGCCGGGATCGGCTCGTGGGAGATCCTGGTGAACGCCGACGTCCTCGACGAGTTCTTCTTCCCTCGTCCGACGGACGTCGCCGAGCGCATCGGCGACTGGCTCGCCGACGGTGAAATCTTCGACCATCTGCTGGTCACGCTGACCGAGGCGGTGCTCGCGCTGCTGATCGGCTCCGCGCTCGGGCTGGTCACGGGTTTTCTGCTGGCCCGCTGGCGGCTGCTCGCCGAGATCCTCGACCCGTACATCAAGATGCTGAACTCACTGCCCCGGGTCGTCCTCGCGCCGATCTTCCTGCTGTGGTTCGGCCTGGGCATCTGGTCCAAGGTGGTCTTCGGGGTCACCCTGGTGTTCTTCATCGTCTTCTTCAACACGTACCAGGGCGTTCGCGAGGTGTCCCCGGTGCTGGTCGACAACGCGCGCATACTCGGCGCGAGGGAACGGCAGATGCTCCGGCACGTGTTCCTGCCGAGCGCGTTGACCTGGATCTTCTCCAGCCTGCACGTCAGCGTCGGATTCGCCATCGTCGGCGCGGTCGTCGGCGAGTACCTCGGCGCCTCGGAAGGGATGGGCTACCTCATCTCCGAGGCGGAGGGACTGCTCGACACCACTGGCGTGTTCGCCGGCATGGTGGTTCTCGCGGCCGTCGTGCTGGTCATCGATCTGATAGTGCACCGAGTGGAACGCTTCCTACTGCGGTGGAAGCCGGTCGCTCCGACCTGA
- a CDS encoding ABC transporter substrate-binding protein, whose amino-acid sequence MVRARRLLTLAAAAMLALSPTACGDDSAGDGGSRTVKIGVGGKSLMVYLPTTLADELGYFTDEGLDVTFDDLEGGSKALQALQGGSVDVVNGFYEHTIQMQAKGRDLTAFVAMLRYPSMVLAVSPKASKEIKAVEDLQGAKVGVTAPGSSTDFFLKYLLSTNGLELDAASVHGIGGDTKALAAVESGQVDAAVLLEPAFSLLQKRAGEGGVRVLEDTRTEAGVREVFDVSTYPSAVLYSNADWVDENRETARKMAKAIVRALNWIEQHSAQEIADKMPEEYSAGEPEVYVAALDAAKDAYSQDGRVSTDGAEAVARVLGLSIPEVAETDIDVSKTFTNEFVEE is encoded by the coding sequence ATGGTTCGCGCGAGACGACTCCTCACACTTGCCGCAGCTGCCATGCTTGCGCTGTCGCCCACCGCGTGCGGCGACGACTCGGCCGGCGACGGTGGGTCGCGGACGGTCAAGATCGGTGTCGGCGGCAAGTCGCTGATGGTCTACCTGCCGACGACGTTGGCCGACGAGCTCGGCTACTTCACGGACGAGGGTCTCGATGTGACCTTCGACGACCTGGAGGGTGGATCCAAGGCGCTGCAGGCGCTCCAGGGCGGCAGCGTCGATGTGGTCAACGGTTTCTACGAGCACACCATCCAGATGCAGGCCAAGGGACGCGACCTGACGGCGTTCGTTGCGATGCTGCGCTATCCGTCGATGGTGCTGGCCGTCTCGCCGAAGGCGAGCAAGGAGATCAAGGCAGTCGAGGACCTGCAGGGCGCGAAGGTGGGCGTCACCGCGCCGGGCTCGTCGACCGACTTCTTCCTCAAGTACCTGCTCAGCACCAACGGCCTCGAGCTCGACGCGGCCTCGGTCCACGGCATCGGCGGCGACACGAAGGCCTTGGCCGCGGTGGAGAGCGGCCAGGTCGACGCCGCGGTGCTGCTCGAGCCGGCGTTCTCCCTGCTGCAGAAGCGGGCCGGCGAGGGCGGGGTCCGGGTGCTCGAGGACACCAGGACCGAGGCCGGAGTGCGGGAGGTGTTCGATGTGAGCACGTACCCGTCGGCCGTGCTGTATTCCAACGCCGACTGGGTCGACGAGAATCGCGAGACCGCCAGAAAGATGGCGAAGGCGATCGTGCGCGCGCTGAACTGGATCGAGCAGCACTCCGCTCAGGAGATCGCCGACAAGATGCCGGAGGAGTACTCCGCAGGCGAGCCGGAGGTCTACGTGGCCGCGCTCGATGCGGCCAAGGACGCGTACTCGCAGGACGGTCGCGTCTCCACCGACGGCGCGGAGGCCGTCGCCAGGGTGCTCGGGCTGTCCATCCCGGAGGTCGCCGAGACCGACATCGACGTGTCGAAGACCTTCACCAACGAGTTCGTCGAAGAGTAG
- a CDS encoding GAF domain-containing sensor histidine kinase yields the protein MLDRVGDVVASRERLRALLDAVVGISTDLDLRSTLQRIVEAACELAGARYGALGVVGPDRRLTDFITHGMTPEQAAHIGDLPHGRGVLGLLIQDPRPVRMPDITRHPQSYGFPPHHPPMHSFLGVPLRIREHVFGNLYLAEKRGAAEFTEDDEEVVVALAAAAGVAIENARLYAVSHRREQWLAAASEITAVLLSEVGRTGALSLIARRAREVSGAYLVLVLLYDADTDRLTVEVVDGDTSLSAGAELVASETAFLPAITGSGTVTVESLAKSAVWPGDVPSGPAMVAPLGSAEALHGVLVVAHDPAVTRHAGDDSTMLATFAGQAALALERARAQEERELLVVLEDRERIARDLHDVVIQRLFATGLQLQTAIPLAGRPEAGARINAAVDDLDSTIRDIRRAIFELRAPAAPALRADLGEMVDAATAPLGFRPRLDVFGPVDSAVPDRVRPDLLAVLREALSNVVKHASATRVEVGVRVAAGRLTLTVLDDGVGCPPDAARSGLVNLADRATSHGGTFDLSPAPAPHPSGTLLTWSIPI from the coding sequence ATGCTCGACCGCGTCGGCGACGTCGTGGCGAGCCGGGAACGGCTGCGGGCGCTGCTCGACGCGGTGGTCGGCATCAGCACCGACCTCGACCTGCGCAGCACGCTGCAGCGCATCGTGGAGGCCGCGTGCGAGCTGGCCGGCGCCCGGTACGGCGCGCTCGGCGTGGTCGGGCCGGACCGGCGGCTCACCGACTTCATCACGCACGGCATGACGCCGGAGCAGGCCGCGCACATCGGCGACCTGCCGCACGGGCGTGGCGTGCTGGGTCTGCTCATACAGGACCCGCGGCCGGTGCGCATGCCGGACATCACCCGGCACCCGCAGTCGTACGGGTTCCCGCCGCACCACCCGCCGATGCATTCCTTCCTGGGCGTGCCGCTGCGCATCCGCGAGCACGTCTTCGGCAACCTCTACCTGGCCGAGAAGCGGGGCGCGGCCGAGTTCACCGAGGACGACGAGGAGGTGGTGGTCGCGCTGGCCGCGGCCGCCGGCGTCGCGATCGAGAACGCGCGCCTCTACGCCGTCTCGCACCGGCGCGAGCAGTGGCTGGCCGCGGCCTCGGAGATCACCGCGGTGCTGCTGTCCGAGGTGGGCCGCACCGGCGCGCTGTCGCTGATCGCCCGCCGCGCGCGCGAGGTCTCCGGTGCGTACCTGGTGCTGGTGCTGCTCTACGACGCGGACACGGACCGGCTCACCGTCGAGGTGGTGGACGGCGACACGTCGCTGTCGGCCGGCGCCGAGCTGGTCGCCAGCGAGACCGCGTTCCTGCCCGCGATCACCGGCTCCGGCACGGTCACCGTGGAGAGCCTGGCCAAGTCCGCGGTCTGGCCGGGCGACGTACCGTCCGGGCCGGCCATGGTGGCGCCGCTCGGCAGCGCCGAGGCGCTGCACGGCGTGCTGGTGGTCGCGCACGACCCGGCCGTCACCCGCCACGCCGGCGACGACTCGACCATGCTCGCCACGTTCGCCGGCCAGGCCGCGCTGGCGCTGGAACGCGCCCGCGCGCAGGAGGAGCGCGAGTTGCTGGTGGTGCTGGAGGACCGTGAGCGCATCGCGCGGGACCTGCACGACGTGGTCATCCAGCGGCTGTTCGCCACCGGCCTGCAGTTGCAGACCGCGATCCCGCTGGCCGGCCGCCCCGAGGCGGGCGCGCGGATCAACGCGGCCGTGGACGACCTGGACAGCACGATCCGGGACATCCGCCGCGCCATCTTCGAGCTGCGCGCGCCGGCCGCGCCCGCGCTCCGCGCCGACCTGGGCGAGATGGTCGACGCCGCCACCGCGCCGCTCGGCTTCCGCCCCCGGCTGGACGTCTTCGGCCCGGTGGACAGCGCGGTGCCCGACCGGGTCCGGCCGGACCTGCTGGCCGTGCTCCGTGAGGCGCTGTCCAACGTGGTCAAACACGCGTCCGCGACGCGGGTCGAGGTCGGCGTGCGGGTGGCGGCCGGCCGGCTCACCCTGACCGTCCTCGACGACGGCGTCGGCTGCCCACCGGACGCCGCCCGCAGCGGCCTGGTCAACCTGGCCGACCGCGCCACCAGCCACGGCGGCACGTTCGACCTCTCCCCCGCCCCGGCCCCCCACCCCTCCGGCACGCTCCTGACCTGGTCGATCCCGATCTGA
- a CDS encoding Acg family FMN-binding oxidoreductase: protein MTSQTNRTVASVLAEAAATAGFAPSVHNTQPWRWRVLPDALELYAVPERKLLSVDPAGRLLTVSVGAALHHAVVALAALGHTAEVTRFDGPELLARITPGAPCEVTPAAMRRVQQLRTRRTDRRPTRDEPVHPDDLTALQRIVEEHGVHLHLLVGDQVYELAAAAGRAAEVEARDPFVQHELEFWKAKTLPAESLPETPVRSTVPNRDFGEHGRLPIGEGHDGSASYGVIFGRDDEPATWLRAGEALSAAWLAAAERGVGVLPLSGVIEVDVTRTALRMTLSELGYPYLVVRLGLPDSDHAGPPATPRMPAAQLIDTSAVS, encoded by the coding sequence ATGACGAGCCAGACCAACCGCACGGTGGCGTCCGTGCTCGCCGAGGCCGCGGCGACGGCCGGGTTCGCCCCGTCGGTGCACAACACGCAGCCGTGGCGGTGGCGGGTCCTGCCGGACGCCCTGGAGCTGTACGCCGTACCCGAGCGCAAGCTGCTCTCCGTCGACCCGGCCGGCCGGCTGCTCACGGTCAGCGTCGGCGCCGCTCTGCACCACGCGGTCGTCGCGCTCGCCGCGCTCGGCCACACCGCCGAGGTGACCCGGTTCGACGGCCCGGAACTGCTGGCCCGGATCACGCCGGGCGCGCCGTGCGAGGTGACCCCGGCCGCGATGCGCCGCGTGCAGCAGCTGCGCACCCGGCGCACCGACCGGCGCCCGACCCGCGACGAGCCCGTCCACCCGGACGACCTCACCGCGCTTCAGCGGATCGTCGAGGAGCACGGCGTGCACCTGCACCTGCTCGTCGGCGACCAGGTCTACGAGTTGGCCGCCGCGGCCGGGCGCGCGGCCGAGGTGGAGGCGCGCGACCCGTTCGTCCAGCACGAGCTGGAGTTCTGGAAGGCGAAGACGCTGCCGGCCGAGTCGCTGCCGGAGACGCCGGTGCGGTCCACGGTGCCGAACCGGGACTTCGGCGAGCACGGCCGGCTGCCGATCGGCGAGGGCCACGACGGCTCCGCCTCGTACGGCGTGATCTTCGGTCGCGACGACGAGCCCGCGACGTGGCTGCGCGCCGGTGAGGCGCTGTCCGCGGCGTGGCTGGCCGCGGCCGAACGCGGCGTCGGCGTGCTGCCGCTGTCCGGCGTGATCGAGGTCGACGTGACGCGCACGGCGCTGCGGATGACGCTCTCCGAGCTGGGTTACCCGTACCTCGTGGTGCGCCTCGGCCTGCCCGACTCCGACCACGCGGGACCGCCGGCCACGCCGCGGATGCCGGCGGCGCAACTCATCGACACCTCGGCCGTATCCTAG
- a CDS encoding VOC family protein — protein MTLASLKDICVDASDRARTAAFWQLALRAERTPHRTHPEFWWLTPGIGDSTIVWINEVPDAPPPVKTRVHLDLRLGPDETIAPLVEAGATVLLEPRPDERWWLMTDPEGNEFCVFVPDGRPARLYELVVDARDGAAQARWWQTVLGGSVRPGDDYWALTGGAGQPFEFFVFQNVPEPKTVKNRLHWDVTMTDPAPDALVAAGATVLRAPDQDISWWIMADPEGNEFCAFPPAAS, from the coding sequence ATGACGCTCGCCAGCCTGAAGGACATCTGCGTCGACGCCTCCGACCGGGCTCGGACGGCCGCGTTCTGGCAGCTCGCGCTGCGCGCGGAGCGGACGCCGCACCGGACCCACCCGGAGTTCTGGTGGCTGACGCCGGGCATCGGGGACTCGACCATCGTGTGGATCAACGAGGTGCCGGACGCGCCGCCGCCGGTGAAGACGCGCGTGCACCTCGACCTGCGGCTCGGGCCGGACGAGACGATCGCGCCGCTGGTCGAGGCCGGTGCCACGGTGCTGCTGGAGCCGCGGCCGGACGAGAGGTGGTGGCTGATGACGGACCCGGAGGGCAACGAGTTCTGCGTGTTCGTGCCGGACGGTCGCCCGGCCCGCCTCTACGAGCTGGTGGTGGACGCCCGGGACGGCGCCGCGCAGGCCCGGTGGTGGCAGACGGTCCTCGGCGGCTCCGTGCGGCCCGGCGACGACTACTGGGCGCTGACCGGCGGCGCCGGCCAGCCGTTCGAGTTCTTCGTGTTCCAGAACGTGCCCGAGCCGAAGACCGTGAAGAACCGCCTGCACTGGGACGTGACGATGACCGATCCGGCGCCGGACGCGCTGGTCGCGGCCGGCGCGACCGTGCTGCGCGCGCCGGACCAGGACATCAGCTGGTGGATCATGGCGGACCCGGAGGGCAACGAGTTCTGCGCGTTCCCGCCCGCGGCGTCCTGA